The sequence CGATTTGATGCGGTTTTCCATGGCTTCCTTGTTGTTTTTGGCAGTCAGGTACTGAATTTCACTCCCTATTTTCTGATCCCAAAGCCTCTTTTGTCTTTCATAAACAGTAAGGGTAAACTCATACTGTGCCCTAAGTTCTTTTAATGAGCTTTGCAATACTTCATCATCCAAAGTAGCCAGAATCTGTCCTTTTGTTACCCTGTCTCCTGTTTTGACCAGAATATTTTTTATCACTCCAACCACTTTTGTGTTGACGGCTGCATTTTCATCTCCATCCACACGCCCCTGTACCCTTATATAGCTTTTGAATTCTTTTGGCGAAATTTCAAGGATTTTCACCATTTTTTCATCTTTAAGGGTATCATTTTTGGAAATTTGTTTTTGAAGTTCAACAATTTCCTGGTTGAGTTTATCCCTTTCAGCGATTAATTTATTCAGCTTTTCTGAAGGATCTACCTGTTTTGAACATGAGATAAACAGAAAAACGAGCGATAAGGCTAATAAATAAATGGGTTTCATCTTTCTTCTTTTTTTATTGTTTATTCATTAAATTTTCAAGTTTGTGTTTTGCATTCAGCATATCTATCAGGGCTGAAAAATAATTGGTCTGCGCATTTAGCAACTGATTATTTGCCTGTGTTAGTTCCATACTTGTTGAAATGCCTTCCTTATATTTCAGCAAGGTTTTATTATAAATTTTTTCAGCAAGTTCCATATTTGCTTTTTCGTTTAAAAACTTATCATAAGCCGACTGTAGCTGCATTTTTGTTTTCTCAAAGTCGAGTTTTAAACCCTCAATGGCCATTTGGTTCGAATTTCTTGTTTTTTCAAGTTGAAGGCGGGCTTGTTGTACCCTGCTTAGCCTCATCCCTGAACTAAATACCGGAACGTTCAGGCTCAGGCCAATCATATCAGGAAATGTGAAATCAAAATCAGCTTTTGCTGTTTTTTCCTGATGGGTATAAAAAGCTACAATACTTGGTAAAAATGCTGATTTATTCAGGTTCAGACCGGAAACCATCATCTGTTCCTGTGTTTTAAGTAATTGATAGGTGATGTTGTTGTTCAGGTCAAAATCAGCATTCACTAAGGATTCAACACTGGTATTATTCATGATGGTTTCGAGATTATCCGTCAGTAAAACAGGCTGATCAAGCGGAAGACCCAGCTGAAAATTAAACAGCCTTTTAGCTACATTCAGTTGTCTTTCAATAGCCTGCATGGTATTGCCAACAGTGGTAACCGTGTACTGAAACTGATCCACATCTGTATTTTCGATAAAACCTTCCTGCAACATGGATTTCATGTCGTTAAGGGTTTTATCAAGATTGGTTTTCATTTGTCCGAGCAGTTTCAGATTGGTTTCTGCAAGCAGAATCAGGCAATAACTGTTGGCAACATTTTCACGGATATTGTTTTCTGTACTTTTAAGGCTTTGCTCCGAAAGATTCTTGAAAATTCTGGCCGTTTGAAGCCCGACAATGTAAGATCCGTTAAACACGAGTTGAGACACGGATGCTTTGATGGTGGCAGAGCTTTTAACCCCTAATTCAATAGGTATCTGCTGATAACCAAGCTTGATCTGATCTGCATTTAATCCTGTCGGGGTAGCAGGATTGATGAGAAAGGGAGTTGAAAATTTCATCTCAGGAACAGTCGGCATATAGGTATAGTCCAGCGATGCACTAACCTGAGGCAATCCCTGAGCGGTCGTTTCCCAGATTTTCTTTTTGGCTATTTCTACATCAATCATTGCATTTTTCACCTGAATGTTGTTTTTTAAAGCATATTCCTGTGCTTCTTTCAGGCTAAATGAAGTCTGCGGCTGCGTAAGTGCCTGTCCGGCTATTAAAATCCCGGACAAGGTCAGCAATAAATACATTTTGCTCTTTTTCATTTACTTAGATGTTAAAATTTAAGTCCTTTATCTTTTCTTCAAAATATTTCATCCCTTTTTCATTGGCAATGCTGCGTATATGATTTTCAAACATGACCTTGAATAATCCTGAAGCAGAAAATGAAGGCCCATACAAAAAGTCAGGGTTCATGACATTCTCCATGTTCTGAACATACAGCAATGCCACCATTTCGACATCGATGTCTTTCCTGTAAACACCTTCCTCAATACCTTTCAACAGATTTTTTTTAATGTTTTCAAAGGTTTTTTTCCTCTTCTGTTCAAAATGATCCCTGCACAACTCAGGATATATTTTCTGCAAGTCATAAGTAAATACCGGATTGATTTCCTTTAACATACGTATTACGTCAAAACTCAGATTAAACAGAACATCTATACTGTTTTCCCCGGTTTCTTCATACCTGTTAAACAATTCATCAATCTTTTTGTTTTCGTAGTCGATAACTTTTTCCAGTAAATCGACCTTATTTTCGATAAAACGGTAAAGTGTTTTTTTTGAAATTCCCATTTCCCGGCTCAGGTCGTCCATGGTAATCCGCTTAATCCCGTATTTCTTAAATATCCTCAGGCTGTGAAATAATATGTCGTCAAGCTCTTTAATCATCCTTTTTTAAGTGGAAACGTTTAAAACGATTTTCGTTTCCATGGTTTTTAAGGCATACAACTTTTCAAAACTTATGCCAGTAATTTCATCATTGCCCGTGATAAAATATCTTTGCAGAAAATTCTAACCAAAAATTAAATTCAGGACATGAGGAAAGTCAGATTCAGGCCGGAGTTTCTTTTGATAATATCGTTCATATTTTCAGGGAATCTGGTTCTTTATTCACAAAGCAACAATCCCTTCACAGGCAGTTCGCAAAACTTTTATGAAATAAAAGCTCAGTTTGAGAAAAAACTGGCAGAAGCCAGCGATCTTGAACATTTCAGGGAGTGGAAGCAATATAAAAGGTGGGAATGGTTTATGGAACCAAGAGTATTTCCGACCGGAGAATTACCCAATCCAATGGCTGTTTCTAACGAATTATCAAAGCC comes from Sphingobacteriales bacterium and encodes:
- a CDS encoding TolC family protein, whose amino-acid sequence is MKKSKMYLLLTLSGILIAGQALTQPQTSFSLKEAQEYALKNNIQVKNAMIDVEIAKKKIWETTAQGLPQVSASLDYTYMPTVPEMKFSTPFLINPATPTGLNADQIKLGYQQIPIELGVKSSATIKASVSQLVFNGSYIVGLQTARIFKNLSEQSLKSTENNIRENVANSYCLILLAETNLKLLGQMKTNLDKTLNDMKSMLQEGFIENTDVDQFQYTVTTVGNTMQAIERQLNVAKRLFNFQLGLPLDQPVLLTDNLETIMNNTSVESLVNADFDLNNNITYQLLKTQEQMMVSGLNLNKSAFLPSIVAFYTHQEKTAKADFDFTFPDMIGLSLNVPVFSSGMRLSRVQQARLQLEKTRNSNQMAIEGLKLDFEKTKMQLQSAYDKFLNEKANMELAEKIYNKTLLKYKEGISTSMELTQANNQLLNAQTNYFSALIDMLNAKHKLENLMNKQ
- a CDS encoding TetR/AcrR family transcriptional regulator gives rise to the protein MIKELDDILFHSLRIFKKYGIKRITMDDLSREMGISKKTLYRFIENKVDLLEKVIDYENKKIDELFNRYEETGENSIDVLFNLSFDVIRMLKEINPVFTYDLQKIYPELCRDHFEQKRKKTFENIKKNLLKGIEEGVYRKDIDVEMVALLYVQNMENVMNPDFLYGPSFSASGLFKVMFENHIRSIANEKGMKYFEEKIKDLNFNI